A window from Peromyscus eremicus chromosome 1, PerEre_H2_v1, whole genome shotgun sequence encodes these proteins:
- the Asrgl1 gene encoding isoaspartyl peptidase/L-asparaginase has translation MAASPRGSIDASLVVVVHGGGASNISADRKERVREGIAKAATEGYNILKAGGSAVDAVERAVIVLENDPEFNAGCGSVLNVKGDVEMDASIMDGRDLSAGAVSAVRCVENPIKLARLVMEKTPHCFLTGHGAEKFAADIGIPEIPVEKLITERSKKHLEKEKLEKGAQKADCPKNSGTVGAVALDCKGNLAYATSTGGIVNKMVGRVGDSPCIGAGGYADNNLGAVSTTGHGESILKVNLARLALFHVEQGKTVNEAAELALNYMKSKVKGLGGLILVSKTGDWVAKWTSASMPWAAVKNGKLQAGIDLCETKTRDLP, from the exons ATGGCTGCGTCACCTCGAG GCTCCATCGATGCGAGTCTCGTGGTGGTAGTCCACGGTGGCGGAGCCAGCAACATCTCGGCTGACCGGAAAGAGCGGGTGCGCGAGGGCATCGCCAAAGCAGCCACCGAGGGCTACAACATCCTCAAGGCCGGAGGGAGCGCGGTTGATGCTGTGGAAAGAGCCGTGATTGTCCTGGAAAACGACCCGGAGTTCAACGCAG GTTGTGGGTCTGTCCTGAATGTAAAAGGTGACGTTGAGATGGATGCTAGTATCATGGATGGGAGAGACCTGTCTGCAGGAGCAGTGTCTGCCGTGCGCTGTGTCGAGAATCCCATTAAACTCGCACGGCTTGTTATGGAAAAG ACACCTCACTGCTTTCTGACTGGCCATGGTGCAGAGAAATTTGCAGCAGACATAGGGATTCCAGAGATTCCTGTAGAAAAACTGATAACGGAGAGAAGCAAGAAGCACCTGGAGAAAGAGAAGCTTGAGAAGGGGGCCCAGAAAGCTGACTGCCCTAA AAACTCAGGAACAGTGGGTGCTGTTGCCTTGGACTGCAAAGGAAACTTGGCTTATGCAACCTCTACTGGGGGAATCGTCAATAAAATGGTTGGCCGAGTTGGAGACTCACCTTGCATAG GAGCTGGAGGTTATGCAGACAATAACCTTGGAGCCGTTTCAACCACAGGACATGGGGAAAGTATCCTGAAGGTGAATCTGGCCAGACTTGCCCTCTTCCATGTAGAACAAG GAAAGACCGTAAATGAGGCTGCTGAGTTGGCATTGAATTATATGAAGTCAAAGGTCAAAGGTCTAGGTGGCCTCATCTTGGTCAGCAAAACAGGAGACTGGGTAGCAAAGTGGACCTCTGCCTCCATGCCCTGGGCAGCGGTGAAGAATGGCAAGCTGCAGGCCGGCATTGACCTTTGTGAAACCAAGACCAGGGACCTGCCCTAA